The Bacillus sp. Y1 genome includes the window ACGCTCGGTATTATTATGTAGCTCTGGCTACTTAAAACGAATGAAACTTCCTCTTGTTCTATCTAGTTATCTTCCCTTTTTCCACTTGTATGTGAAAAGACATCTAGCAAAATCAGGAGTGAAGAAAAATCTTGTTAATGTCGTGCATGATCATTCGATGATTGATGATGATATGTTGAACGGATATTTAGTCCCTTTTTTAAAAGGAGATATTTTCCCAGCCTTAACTCGGATGATACGGCACAGAGAAGACGAGCTGGATGAGTCTGATTTGAAAAAAATCGAGACTCCGTGTCTGCTCATTTGGGGCGAGCATGACAGAGTTGTCCCATTAAGGGTTGGAAAACGATTGAAGCAAGATTTAAAGAACTCCGAGCTCATTGTGTTAAAGGAGACAGGACATCTTGTACCTGAAGAACGACCTGAAATTGTTCACAAGTATATTAAAGAGTTTCTTGTGTAAATAAAGCTTCAAGCCAGTATCCGCTTGAAGCTTTTTTAACATTACAACGAGCAAGAGCTTTCGTTTTTAATCGCTAACAATGCTTCGGCCATGGCTGTACATTCAGATAAAGGAATGATTTCTTCAAAAGAAAACTCATATATGCTTTGGATTTTTCGAGCAAGCTCTTTTACAGATGACAAAACGTGTACTGCTTGAATCGTATCCGCAATTTCCGGATCATAGCTGTCTTCCCCATAACCGAGTGGATCCCACTCTATCAGACGCTGTAACAAACTTAAATTCATTTCGAGCATTTCCATGTAAAATCACCTTTTATTTTATCTTTTCGTTCACATATCTTATCATATTACATAGATCAAATAAAATGGAAAAAGGTGAGGTGCTTTATGACTACATATGATTTTGATAAAGTGATTGACCGAAATAATACCGGATCTGTTAAATGGGGGCTCCTGCACGATGTGTTCGGAAGCAGTGATCTTCATCCGATGTGGGTAGCAGATATGGATTTCCCACCGCCTGCTGAAGTAACAAATGCGATTCGAAATCGATTAGAGCATGAAATTTTCGGCTACACCTTTGTTCCCTCATCTGTTGGAAAGGCCATTCAAGCTTGGGTGAAAACAAGACATCATTGGGAGATTCGTCAAGCATGGATTACATACAGTTCAGGAGTTGTCCCTTCTATCAGTACGGCCGTCCAAGCATTTACTTCTGTTGGAGACAAGGTAATGCTTCAATCTCCTGTGTATACTCCGT containing:
- a CDS encoding alpha/beta fold hydrolase, which produces MDDASITGTININGNDLYYEHYKHSQATDTLLLIHGFLSSTFSFRRLIPLLREEFNVIAIDFPPFGKSGKSKKFIYSYENIAHSIISFVEHLHIKNVSIIGHSMGGQIALKISQLRPDLVKRSVLLCSSGYLKRMKLPLVLSSYLPFFHLYVKRHLAKSGVKKNLVNVVHDHSMIDDDMLNGYLVPFLKGDIFPALTRMIRHREDELDESDLKKIETPCLLIWGEHDRVVPLRVGKRLKQDLKNSELIVLKETGHLVPEERPEIVHKYIKEFLV
- a CDS encoding DUF1871 family protein, producing the protein MEMLEMNLSLLQRLIEWDPLGYGEDSYDPEIADTIQAVHVLSSVKELARKIQSIYEFSFEEIIPLSECTAMAEALLAIKNESSCSL